From the genome of Biomphalaria glabrata chromosome 17, xgBioGlab47.1, whole genome shotgun sequence, one region includes:
- the LOC106065962 gene encoding uncharacterized protein LOC106065962 isoform X2 gives MIINCSSMVVRIPPVDPTLVMTCRLPVFDIGQEPNCVAKLALPDVQVTCNFPKVNPKVTCELGYDTNFLTKKSIIEYDVKRLPDSSSAYYNITCKGLLKFEKVDQASYFVRILPNFETDIARQELENHARIQEVPLLLVPQVVINSPPYVALCPPTLTNKVKVHCSASTTTPDPVFHFFVDNREIYAEEPSSVLPGPLNTTLQNYTFTVNETFQNKSLKCQVDGLNFDVANITLAIPPTKPPVFKSHDGISLNSVISIRDHENISIQCLVDGGVPTVKKISVNCFALKGDQSLEAHNTSNVVFFTISGSEHVSGSRCLCSAHHVSGCYNLSAFLAVASTGLNDTRTPFEDINVYTYILYVAAFFIGIILVPIIIAICVFVIRHWNNLYPKHPQNRPNLSNHHYSYIDDSQIRETRKAKRRQSSQTDSSLSLNSEYSRRYRDHIELHNLQEGSVRLAAPEEYNLENGHFRYTEAPLPVPPPCGRPARNERRSTPSESDSAYERHIQAQPSRHKRPSVDEDSDTRRKRGLNHEDENKNYNHRAAQKEMPRNQETEGHYRNHKNSTDRDQRYEDESEDDTYVSPTSPYSSDEELSNSDQQPDDKASRRARDEEVARRLEEERLLKLLEMGGASYEEELSAEQFLS, from the coding sequence ATGATCATCAACTGCAGCTCCATGGTAGTAAGGATTCCTCCGGTTGACCCGACTCTGGTCATGACCTGCAGACTGCCAGTTTTCGACATTGGGCAAGAGCCTAATTGCGTTGCGAAACTGGCCCTTCCTGATGTCCAAGTCACCTGCAACTTCCCAAAAGTGAACCCGAAAGTAACTTGCGAGCTAGGGTACGATACTAACTTTCTTACCAAGAAATCGATCATCGAATACGATGTCAAACGTTTGCCAGACTCCTCTTCAGCCTATTACAACATTACCTGCAAAGGTTTgctaaaatttgaaaaagttGACCAGGCGAGCTATTTTGTAAGGATACTGCCCAATTTTGAAACGGACATTGCCAGACAAGAACTTGAGAATCATGCCAGAATTCAGGAAGTCCCTCTTCTGTTGGTTCCACAGGTGGTCATCAACAGCCCACCTTACGTAGCTCTTTGTCCGCCGACCTTGACTAACAAAGTGAAGGTCCATTGCTCGGCTTCAACTACGACCCCAGATCCTGTTTTTCACTTTTTTGTGGACAACCGAGAAATTTACGCTGAAGAACCCAGCTCAGTATTACCTGGCCCGTTAAACACTACGCTACAGAACTACACGTTTACAGTAAACGAAACATTCCAGAATAAATCTCTTAAATGCCAAGTGGATGGCTTGAATTTCGATGTGGCCAATATTACTTTGGCTATCCCTCCCACGAAGCCACCTGTGTTCAAATCTCATGATGGGATTTCACTCAATTCTGTAATCTCCATACGAGACCATGAAAATATTTCAATCCAGTGTTTGGTCGATGGTGGTGTCCCTACGGTTAAAAAAATCAGCGTTAACTGCTTCGCGTTAAAGGGTGATCAAAGCCTTGAAGCCCATAACACATCAAACGTCGTATTTTTCACCATTTCCGGAAGTGAGCATGTTTCCGGATCTCGCTGCCTTTGCTCGGCTCATCATGTCTCTGGCTGCTACAATCTTTCGGCGTTTCTAGCTGTCGCAAGCACAGGGCTTAATGACACCCGCACACCCTTTGAAGACATCAATGTCTATACATACATCCTCTATGTAGCGGCATTTTTTATCGGCATCATCCTCGTTCCCATCATCATCGCgatatgtgtgtttgtcattCGCCATTGGAACAACCTGTACCCTAAACATCCTCAAAACAGACCCAACCTGTCAAACCATCATTACAGTTACATTGACGATAGCCAAATCCGGGAGACCAGGAAGGCCAAACGGCGACAGTCAAGCCAGACCGATTCTTCTCTGAGCCTCAACTCGGAATATTCCCGAAGATACCGCGACCACATCGAGCTTCATAATTTACAGGAGGGCTCTGTAAGGTTGGCCGCCCCCGAAGAATACAATTTAGAAAACGGACACTTTAGATATACTGAGGCCCCGCTGCCGGTGCCGCCACCTTGCGGGCGCCCAGCTCGAAACGAGCGTCGATCAACGCCGAGCGAATCAGATTCAGCGTATGAAAGGCACATCCAAGCCCAGCCTTCTCGGCATAAGCGCCCCTCTGTCGACGAAGACAGTGACACGAGGCGAAAACGAGGTTTGAACCACGAGGACGAAAATAAAAACTACAATCACAGAGCTGCCCAGAAAGAGATGCCGAGGAATCAGGAGACTGAGGGTCATTACAGAAACCACAAAAACTCCACGGACAGAGATCAGAGATACGAGGACGAGTCCGAAGACGACACGTATGTGAGCCCCACGTCTCCGTACTCCTCAGATGAAGAGCTCTCCAACAGTGATCAGCAGCCAGACGATAAGGCGTCTAGAAGAGCCCGGGATGAGGAGGTTGCTCGTAGGCTAGAAGAGGAGCGTCTGCTGAAACTGTTAGAAATGGGAGGGGCTTCTTACGAAGAGGAGCTCTCAGCAGAACAGTTTTTGTCTTAG
- the LOC106065962 gene encoding uncharacterized protein LOC106065962 isoform X1 — MVTSILHRGFVALSLLTITSFAIPLCPLATVGKSYQLVCAGTTQSEDRFVLWDRYFEKNGNSAEISRCYFNKPCDTKDTSRYQVTNTPNGFSFRSTFAIYNVTESDSDMIINCSSMVVRIPPVDPTLVMTCRLPVFDIGQEPNCVAKLALPDVQVTCNFPKVNPKVTCELGYDTNFLTKKSIIEYDVKRLPDSSSAYYNITCKGLLKFEKVDQASYFVRILPNFETDIARQELENHARIQEVPLLLVPQVVINSPPYVALCPPTLTNKVKVHCSASTTTPDPVFHFFVDNREIYAEEPSSVLPGPLNTTLQNYTFTVNETFQNKSLKCQVDGLNFDVANITLAIPPTKPPVFKSHDGISLNSVISIRDHENISIQCLVDGGVPTVKKISVNCFALKGDQSLEAHNTSNVVFFTISGSEHVSGSRCLCSAHHVSGCYNLSAFLAVASTGLNDTRTPFEDINVYTYILYVAAFFIGIILVPIIIAICVFVIRHWNNLYPKHPQNRPNLSNHHYSYIDDSQIRETRKAKRRQSSQTDSSLSLNSEYSRRYRDHIELHNLQEGSVRLAAPEEYNLENGHFRYTEAPLPVPPPCGRPARNERRSTPSESDSAYERHIQAQPSRHKRPSVDEDSDTRRKRGLNHEDENKNYNHRAAQKEMPRNQETEGHYRNHKNSTDRDQRYEDESEDDTYVSPTSPYSSDEELSNSDQQPDDKASRRARDEEVARRLEEERLLKLLEMGGASYEEELSAEQFLS; from the exons ATGGTGACATCCATCTTGCACAGGGGCTTTGTAGCATTGTCACTTCTGACTATCACCTCGTTTGCGATCCCACTCTGTCCACTGGCCACAGTTGGCAAGTCTTACCAGTTAGTCTGTGCTGGCACCACGCAGTCAGAGGATAG ATTTGTCCTTTGGGATCGATACTTTGAAAAGAATGGAAATAGCGCTGAGATTAGCCGATGCTACTTCAACAAGCCATGCGATACAAAAGATACATCTCGATACCAAGTAACCAATACGCCAAACGGTTTCTCCTTTCGAAGCACGTTCGCCATCTATAACGTCACCGAGTCAGACAGTGATATGATCATCAACTGCAGCTCCATGGTAGTAAGGATTCCTCCGGTTGACCCGACTCTGGTCATGACCTGCAGACTGCCAGTTTTCGACATTGGGCAAGAGCCTAATTGCGTTGCGAAACTGGCCCTTCCTGATGTCCAAGTCACCTGCAACTTCCCAAAAGTGAACCCGAAAGTAACTTGCGAGCTAGGGTACGATACTAACTTTCTTACCAAGAAATCGATCATCGAATACGATGTCAAACGTTTGCCAGACTCCTCTTCAGCCTATTACAACATTACCTGCAAAGGTTTgctaaaatttgaaaaagttGACCAGGCGAGCTATTTTGTAAGGATACTGCCCAATTTTGAAACGGACATTGCCAGACAAGAACTTGAGAATCATGCCAGAATTCAGGAAGTCCCTCTTCTGTTGGTTCCACAGGTGGTCATCAACAGCCCACCTTACGTAGCTCTTTGTCCGCCGACCTTGACTAACAAAGTGAAGGTCCATTGCTCGGCTTCAACTACGACCCCAGATCCTGTTTTTCACTTTTTTGTGGACAACCGAGAAATTTACGCTGAAGAACCCAGCTCAGTATTACCTGGCCCGTTAAACACTACGCTACAGAACTACACGTTTACAGTAAACGAAACATTCCAGAATAAATCTCTTAAATGCCAAGTGGATGGCTTGAATTTCGATGTGGCCAATATTACTTTGGCTATCCCTCCCACGAAGCCACCTGTGTTCAAATCTCATGATGGGATTTCACTCAATTCTGTAATCTCCATACGAGACCATGAAAATATTTCAATCCAGTGTTTGGTCGATGGTGGTGTCCCTACGGTTAAAAAAATCAGCGTTAACTGCTTCGCGTTAAAGGGTGATCAAAGCCTTGAAGCCCATAACACATCAAACGTCGTATTTTTCACCATTTCCGGAAGTGAGCATGTTTCCGGATCTCGCTGCCTTTGCTCGGCTCATCATGTCTCTGGCTGCTACAATCTTTCGGCGTTTCTAGCTGTCGCAAGCACAGGGCTTAATGACACCCGCACACCCTTTGAAGACATCAATGTCTATACATACATCCTCTATGTAGCGGCATTTTTTATCGGCATCATCCTCGTTCCCATCATCATCGCgatatgtgtgtttgtcattCGCCATTGGAACAACCTGTACCCTAAACATCCTCAAAACAGACCCAACCTGTCAAACCATCATTACAGTTACATTGACGATAGCCAAATCCGGGAGACCAGGAAGGCCAAACGGCGACAGTCAAGCCAGACCGATTCTTCTCTGAGCCTCAACTCGGAATATTCCCGAAGATACCGCGACCACATCGAGCTTCATAATTTACAGGAGGGCTCTGTAAGGTTGGCCGCCCCCGAAGAATACAATTTAGAAAACGGACACTTTAGATATACTGAGGCCCCGCTGCCGGTGCCGCCACCTTGCGGGCGCCCAGCTCGAAACGAGCGTCGATCAACGCCGAGCGAATCAGATTCAGCGTATGAAAGGCACATCCAAGCCCAGCCTTCTCGGCATAAGCGCCCCTCTGTCGACGAAGACAGTGACACGAGGCGAAAACGAGGTTTGAACCACGAGGACGAAAATAAAAACTACAATCACAGAGCTGCCCAGAAAGAGATGCCGAGGAATCAGGAGACTGAGGGTCATTACAGAAACCACAAAAACTCCACGGACAGAGATCAGAGATACGAGGACGAGTCCGAAGACGACACGTATGTGAGCCCCACGTCTCCGTACTCCTCAGATGAAGAGCTCTCCAACAGTGATCAGCAGCCAGACGATAAGGCGTCTAGAAGAGCCCGGGATGAGGAGGTTGCTCGTAGGCTAGAAGAGGAGCGTCTGCTGAAACTGTTAGAAATGGGAGGGGCTTCTTACGAAGAGGAGCTCTCAGCAGAACAGTTTTTGTCTTAG